In Mangrovivirga cuniculi, the following proteins share a genomic window:
- a CDS encoding Fur family transcriptional regulator — protein MNRDDIKSLLHKNDLRATPVRYEVLEVFSKKEEALSNRDLEDRLPDFDRVTLYRTLQSFIDKSIIHKIPGDSGNALYAFSFDEKTVYKEDSHIHFQCINCGKLECLPGFEIPIPELPSGYSMSEINMIVKGKCEKCNA, from the coding sequence ATGAACAGAGATGATATCAAATCTTTATTGCATAAAAATGATCTTCGGGCTACTCCTGTCAGATATGAAGTTTTAGAGGTTTTTTCTAAAAAGGAAGAAGCACTATCAAACAGGGATCTCGAAGACAGACTGCCGGATTTTGACAGGGTAACGCTATATCGGACTTTGCAATCATTTATCGATAAGAGCATTATACATAAAATACCGGGAGATTCCGGTAACGCGCTTTATGCATTTAGTTTTGATGAAAAAACGGTCTATAAAGAAGATAGTCATATTCATTTTCAATGTATCAATTGTGGTAAACTTGAATGTCTTCCGGGTTTTGAAATTCCCATTCCTGAACTTCCTTCAGGTTATTCAATGAGCGAAATTAATATGATTGTCAAAGGTAAGTGCGAAAAGTGCAATGCTTAA
- the mnmE gene encoding tRNA uridine-5-carboxymethylaminomethyl(34) synthesis GTPase MnmE, with translation MSKYSTAEETIVALATAPGVGAIAVIRLSGKEAFSIASKMFKGKDPQKQESHTLHFGTIREGERIIDEVVLGLFKGPKSFTKEDVVEISCHGSQYIVKEIIQLSLKLGARLAKPGEFTMRAFMNGQFDLAQAEAVADLINADSEAAHSAALSQMRGGFSQEIGSLRTELINFASLIELELDFSEEDVEFAQRDELRTLVERLYKVIGKLLKSFDYGNVIKKGIPTVIAGKPNAGKSTLLNALLNEEKAIVSDIPGTTRDFIEDEMVIDGVSFRFIDTAGIRETIDKIEAMGVAKTHEKIGQASLILYLFDLSTDSINEVLQEVNRLENLGKPFIAVGNKIDIAPQDKVDALRKNDHFVFISAGELENIDDLKEKISEKVHLENFKTGDTMVTNARHYEALLRTQSALQDVLRGLNNQVTNDFLAMDIRQALHHLGEITGEITTDDLLGNIFSKFCIGK, from the coding sequence ATGTCAAAATATTCAACTGCAGAAGAGACTATTGTTGCACTGGCGACTGCACCAGGTGTAGGTGCGATTGCTGTAATCAGGCTTTCCGGAAAAGAAGCTTTTTCTATTGCTTCAAAAATGTTTAAAGGAAAGGATCCGCAGAAACAAGAATCTCATACCTTGCATTTTGGTACTATCAGAGAGGGAGAAAGAATTATCGATGAAGTAGTTCTGGGATTATTTAAAGGGCCTAAATCTTTTACAAAGGAAGATGTTGTTGAAATTTCATGCCATGGATCGCAATATATAGTTAAGGAAATTATCCAGCTGTCATTAAAACTTGGCGCCAGGTTAGCAAAACCCGGTGAATTCACCATGCGGGCGTTTATGAATGGTCAGTTCGATCTTGCACAAGCTGAAGCAGTTGCAGATCTGATAAATGCTGATTCTGAAGCTGCTCACAGTGCTGCTTTATCTCAAATGAGAGGTGGTTTTAGTCAGGAGATCGGTAGCCTGAGAACAGAACTGATTAATTTTGCTTCGCTCATCGAACTTGAGCTCGATTTTTCTGAAGAAGATGTGGAATTTGCTCAGCGTGATGAATTGAGAACTCTTGTAGAGCGATTATATAAAGTAATTGGTAAACTCCTGAAGAGTTTTGATTACGGTAATGTGATTAAAAAAGGTATTCCTACAGTAATCGCCGGTAAGCCAAATGCGGGTAAGTCTACCCTACTCAATGCATTATTAAATGAAGAAAAAGCAATCGTATCAGACATTCCCGGAACTACGCGAGACTTTATTGAGGATGAAATGGTGATTGATGGAGTAAGCTTTCGTTTTATTGATACTGCAGGGATTAGGGAAACAATTGACAAGATAGAAGCCATGGGTGTGGCCAAAACTCATGAAAAGATAGGACAGGCATCACTGATTCTTTATTTGTTTGATCTGAGTACTGACTCAATTAACGAAGTATTACAGGAAGTAAACAGGCTGGAGAATCTCGGTAAACCATTTATCGCAGTTGGAAATAAGATCGATATTGCTCCACAGGATAAAGTGGACGCCTTGAGAAAGAACGATCATTTTGTTTTTATCTCAGCCGGAGAACTGGAAAATATCGATGACCTGAAAGAAAAGATATCTGAAAAAGTTCATTTGGAAAACTTCAAAACCGGTGATACAATGGTGACCAATGCCCGTCACTATGAAGCCTTGCTCAGAACCCAGTCAGCCCTCCAGGATGTACTCAGAGGCCTTAACAACCAGGTTACTAATGACTTCCTGGCTATGGACATTCGCCAGGCACTTCACCACCTTGGAGAGATAACAGGTGAAATCACAACAGATGATTTACTGGGGAATATCTTTTCGAAGTTCTGTATCGGAAAGTAA
- a CDS encoding ArsR/SmtB family transcription factor produces MGVSKLDSYTKSELKIADLSKALGHPARIAILKHLLKVKQCINGELVSELKLAQATVSQHLSELKKAGIINAKVKGTSMIYSIDKKSWIGMENIFNDFFSEYTG; encoded by the coding sequence ATGGGGGTAAGTAAATTAGATAGTTACACAAAATCGGAGTTAAAAATTGCCGATTTATCCAAAGCACTGGGCCATCCGGCCAGAATAGCAATCTTAAAGCATTTGCTAAAGGTTAAACAGTGTATAAATGGTGAATTAGTTAGTGAACTTAAGTTGGCTCAGGCTACTGTTTCCCAGCATTTAAGTGAATTAAAGAAAGCCGGGATAATCAATGCAAAAGTCAAGGGAACATCTATGATCTACTCCATTGATAAAAAGTCCTGGATAGGGATGGAAAATATTTTTAACGATTTCTTTTCAGAATATACCGGGTAA
- a CDS encoding rhodanese-like domain-containing protein, with product MFNLFNTNTKYKDIPAPKFRELMDKENTVLIDVRTKREFDNGAIPNAINYDLLSGEFSEKIADLDKDKTYLIYCRSGARSANACDMLAKHGFEKLYNLQGGIMSYN from the coding sequence ATGTTTAATCTGTTTAACACTAATACAAAATACAAAGATATTCCGGCACCTAAGTTTAGGGAGCTCATGGATAAAGAAAATACAGTTTTGATTGATGTCAGAACTAAAAGAGAGTTTGATAATGGAGCTATTCCAAATGCAATCAATTATGACTTGTTAAGTGGTGAGTTTTCCGAGAAAATCGCTGACCTCGACAAAGACAAAACATACTTAATCTATTGCAGAAGTGGAGCAAGAAGTGCTAACGCCTGCGATATGCTGGCTAAGCATGGCTTTGAAAAGCTTTATAATTTACAAGGTGGAATAATGTCATATAATTAA
- a CDS encoding T9SS type A sorting domain-containing protein, with amino-acid sequence MLRSIQFFTILFLSFNFVFSQDSKTNSFGYWHDPDSWDNGDVPGYIENEITFLEDDSVNIRGKITLNTDLDITNTSMYIHKNDTLVIQGSVNFLDSYMLNEGVIIINGNGLAANSKLSNKGKIVITGNFDGIDNTLEGATGISYVYGYSNSNVGNQGSATECEMNDPHLYHWVRAQMQLLPVELLSFDGLFVSDIYENYIELNWTTIDEKNHDGFMIQRSTNAETWIDIEWVSEKERIENGVNHYVYQDKQFNSQADRYYYRLKQVDLDGRFEIHDIIAVYINIVNTESLAYPVPFNDMLTLEVPPKSSISIYDQSMKKLKTRKNKTQRVKNVLLNTKSWRNGVYVVQIKNKNSTESVKIFKSGRSF; translated from the coding sequence ATGCTTCGATCTATACAATTTTTTACAATACTTTTCTTAAGCTTTAATTTCGTCTTTTCTCAGGATTCTAAAACCAATTCATTTGGATATTGGCACGACCCTGATTCATGGGATAATGGCGATGTTCCTGGATACATAGAAAATGAAATAACCTTCCTGGAAGACGACAGTGTTAACATTAGAGGCAAAATTACTTTAAATACAGATTTAGACATTACTAATACCTCTATGTACATTCATAAAAATGATACATTAGTAATTCAGGGAAGTGTTAATTTCCTTGATAGTTATATGTTAAATGAAGGAGTTATTATAATAAACGGTAATGGCCTTGCAGCAAACTCAAAATTAAGTAATAAAGGAAAAATTGTTATTACCGGTAACTTCGATGGAATTGATAATACTCTTGAAGGAGCAACTGGAATATCTTATGTATATGGCTATAGCAATAGTAATGTAGGTAATCAAGGCTCAGCAACAGAATGTGAAATGAATGATCCTCATCTATACCATTGGGTCAGGGCCCAAATGCAACTTCTACCTGTTGAATTATTATCGTTTGACGGTTTATTTGTCAGTGATATTTATGAGAATTACATAGAATTGAATTGGACCACCATTGATGAAAAAAACCATGATGGATTTATGATCCAAAGATCCACAAATGCAGAAACCTGGATCGATATTGAATGGGTATCAGAGAAAGAAAGAATTGAAAACGGTGTAAACCATTATGTATATCAGGATAAACAATTTAATAGCCAAGCCGATAGATATTACTATAGATTAAAGCAAGTAGATCTGGATGGTCGTTTTGAAATCCATGATATTATTGCTGTGTATATCAATATAGTAAATACTGAGAGCCTTGCATATCCGGTACCATTTAATGATATGCTAACGCTTGAGGTACCTCCTAAAAGCTCAATTTCGATTTATGATCAAAGTATGAAAAAACTAAAGACCCGGAAAAATAAAACTCAACGGGTAAAAAATGTATTATTGAATACGAAATCCTGGAGAAATGGTGTTTATGTTGTTCAAATAAAAAATAAAAATTCTACTGAATCGGTAAAAATCTTTAAATCGGGAAGATCATTTTGA
- a CDS encoding neuraminidase-like domain-containing protein produces MWEVDMVIRQDNIGNGSLNESFLINLMYLMELKHKLGKKVSIEQVCSLFGNLNTTTRFTELHSKRDDALYQQLFLNKKLINPLDEAFEVQKVDAASNTEKIAGHKSVIQAALKLKEADLDIYLQLSKPSDGTLYIENGVDGDLILTNLSFLYRHNFLASSLKIKAEDWSTFLKIHNSDIEIFSDPKAASDLVDTIKDIQSSEYKIDDLNYLMTADLSAKVAPMEATAAGFLLSLRNSLQEKISEFDPNQYEFLQHSPPTDTDNLIELLTSLLQRLNKEDSDINYILNILENTATTETAVQGLPGGFEFPNSISDLIKIQYNDTTKIIRFTGLMTDDEKNTLLTDGALAAVKDLTTYQEAIEELYQQPRLAIKFYVPEFTTDLVNLPQSIDFNSQLPQELANKITYNVSEQQLEFRGIMSKVEKEDLDSLSADADYIDAVNNLYVQPITGTFESNELWIAPTEIDFTISDFYEIHLDLAINKLLDYLMQKETESITIVQLSDHLAIDQNLTKKLINDFNIIGTETIFEHFKDTFAASLGVVDYSGFKETFDTYYWLHRVSLFVNKWELSFDTFDWLYKYNSPTQTLDFSSLPIDSSGTISDTDKFIRTEKLLNLNAQFNVDEISILSVIEKLNNGDYATITDFVTELELLTEWSATDAEDWINNVDLTYHTDYLLAENWQRLYDSFKMLEELNAGTLTAISFTNPSMGESESLLLKQLLRSKYGAETWLTISTEIQDVLRTKKRDALAAYLLIQPQPADAPSGKWENTNDLYAYYLLDIEMSSCMLTSRLVQGSGSIQLFVQRCFMGLEPEAPVKSDGDDGDSAWKWWKWMRKYRVWEANRKVFLYPENWIEPELRPDKSSFFQDLENELLQNEINQLNVEKAYLNYLDKVNEVARLDIAAFYHEDDADQTIVHVFGRTANADPHIYYYRQYDYRRWTPWEKIEVEIVGDHLVPLVVNKRLFLYWPEFREEPDDGNNSSVPVPEENESDFQLAKTYKKTQIRLATTELRNGKWSPKKYPMITMKQIHIQEILIPPKWNFMSLINKSSMVS; encoded by the coding sequence ATGTGGGAAGTTGATATGGTAATTCGACAGGATAACATCGGAAATGGATCCTTAAATGAATCATTCCTAATTAACCTGATGTACCTGATGGAATTAAAACATAAATTAGGAAAAAAAGTAAGCATTGAGCAAGTCTGCAGTTTATTTGGAAATTTAAATACCACCACCCGTTTTACAGAGCTCCACAGCAAACGCGATGATGCTCTGTACCAACAATTATTTCTGAATAAAAAACTTATCAATCCGCTAGATGAAGCATTTGAAGTACAAAAAGTTGATGCAGCCTCTAACACCGAAAAAATAGCAGGGCACAAATCAGTTATCCAGGCAGCCTTAAAACTGAAAGAAGCTGATCTCGACATCTATTTACAACTTAGCAAACCTTCTGATGGAACTTTGTACATCGAGAATGGAGTGGATGGTGATTTGATTTTAACCAATTTATCCTTCTTATACAGGCATAATTTTCTTGCATCTTCTTTAAAAATAAAAGCAGAAGACTGGAGCACTTTTTTAAAAATTCATAATAGCGATATAGAAATATTTTCTGATCCAAAAGCCGCAAGTGATTTGGTAGATACCATTAAAGATATCCAATCATCTGAATATAAAATTGATGACCTAAACTATTTAATGACTGCCGACCTATCTGCAAAAGTTGCTCCAATGGAAGCAACAGCAGCTGGTTTCTTACTTTCTCTTAGGAACAGCTTACAAGAGAAAATATCAGAATTTGATCCTAACCAATATGAGTTTCTACAACATAGCCCTCCAACTGATACTGATAACCTAATAGAACTGCTGACCTCACTGTTGCAACGATTAAACAAAGAGGATAGTGATATCAACTACATACTTAATATCCTTGAAAATACGGCTACAACAGAAACTGCGGTTCAAGGTCTACCGGGAGGGTTTGAATTTCCCAATTCAATTTCAGATCTGATAAAAATCCAGTATAACGATACAACTAAAATTATACGCTTTACCGGATTAATGACAGACGATGAGAAAAACACGCTCTTGACTGATGGGGCTTTAGCAGCTGTTAAAGACTTAACAACATACCAGGAAGCCATAGAAGAATTATACCAACAGCCAAGATTGGCCATAAAATTTTATGTTCCTGAATTTACTACTGACTTGGTCAATCTACCTCAATCAATAGATTTTAATTCTCAATTACCTCAGGAATTAGCTAATAAAATTACTTACAATGTATCAGAGCAGCAACTTGAATTCAGGGGTATAATGTCTAAGGTTGAGAAAGAAGATCTTGACTCACTTTCAGCAGATGCTGATTATATTGATGCCGTAAATAATCTTTACGTACAACCAATAACAGGTACTTTTGAGTCAAATGAATTGTGGATAGCACCCACAGAAATAGACTTCACCATTTCTGATTTTTATGAAATCCATCTGGACTTAGCCATTAATAAGTTATTGGATTATCTCATGCAAAAGGAAACTGAGAGTATAACTATTGTACAATTGAGCGATCACTTGGCAATAGATCAAAACCTAACAAAGAAATTAATCAATGATTTTAATATCATTGGTACAGAAACCATATTTGAGCATTTCAAAGATACATTTGCTGCATCACTGGGTGTGGTAGACTATTCAGGATTTAAAGAAACCTTTGATACCTATTACTGGTTGCACCGGGTTAGTCTATTTGTGAATAAATGGGAGTTAAGTTTCGATACCTTCGATTGGCTTTATAAATATAACTCACCTACTCAAACCCTGGATTTTTCATCTCTTCCAATAGATAGTTCAGGAACTATCAGTGATACAGACAAATTTATTAGAACAGAGAAATTGCTAAATCTAAATGCCCAATTCAATGTTGACGAAATTAGCATACTCAGTGTTATTGAAAAACTAAATAATGGTGATTATGCGACCATTACAGACTTCGTTACTGAGCTGGAACTACTAACGGAGTGGAGTGCAACGGATGCTGAAGATTGGATAAACAACGTTGATTTAACCTACCATACCGATTATTTATTAGCTGAAAATTGGCAACGCTTATACGACTCCTTTAAAATGCTGGAGGAGTTAAATGCCGGTACTTTGACTGCCATTTCTTTCACAAACCCTAGTATGGGGGAGTCTGAGTCTCTTTTATTAAAGCAATTATTACGATCAAAATACGGCGCAGAGACCTGGCTAACTATCAGCACCGAGATACAAGATGTACTAAGAACAAAAAAAAGGGATGCACTGGCAGCTTACCTATTAATACAACCACAGCCTGCCGATGCTCCTTCTGGGAAATGGGAAAACACGAATGATTTATACGCTTATTATCTTTTAGATATAGAGATGAGTTCTTGTATGTTGACCTCCAGACTGGTGCAAGGTTCAGGCTCCATCCAACTTTTTGTGCAGAGATGCTTCATGGGGCTAGAGCCAGAGGCGCCTGTAAAGTCTGATGGGGATGATGGAGATAGTGCCTGGAAATGGTGGAAATGGATGAGAAAATATCGTGTTTGGGAGGCTAACCGAAAAGTTTTTCTTTATCCTGAAAACTGGATTGAACCCGAATTAAGACCTGACAAATCTTCTTTTTTCCAAGATCTTGAAAACGAATTATTACAAAATGAAATTAATCAATTGAATGTTGAAAAGGCCTATCTGAATTATTTAGATAAGGTGAATGAGGTTGCCCGCCTGGACATTGCAGCATTTTATCATGAAGATGATGCTGATCAAACAATAGTTCATGTTTTTGGCCGTACAGCTAATGCAGATCCTCATATCTATTATTACCGACAATATGACTATAGACGCTGGACACCATGGGAGAAAATTGAAGTTGAAATAGTTGGTGATCATTTAGTCCCATTAGTAGTCAATAAAAGATTATTTTTATACTGGCCTGAATTCAGGGAAGAACCCGATGATGGTAATAATAGCAGTGTTCCTGTTCCTGAAGAAAACGAAAGTGATTTTCAACTGGCAAAAACCTATAAGAAGACTCAAATTAGATTGGCTACCACTGAATTAAGGAATGGGAAGTGGTCTCCAAAAAAATATCCAATGATTACTATGAAACAAATCCATATACAGGAAATTTTGATTCCGCCAAAATGGAATTTTATGTCATTGATAAACAAGAGCTCAATGGTAAGTTAG
- a CDS encoding MBL fold metallo-hydrolase: MENNNQLIEQIYTGCLAQGAYYIESNGEAAVIDPLRDVDSYIAKAESRGAKIKYIFETHFHADFVSGHIDLAKKTGAPIVFGPNAKPTFDAVIAEDGQVFKVGDLEIKVLHTPGHTMESSCFLLIDDNKPQSVFTGDTLFIGDVGRPDLAQKAGELTMEDLAGYLYDSLRNKIMTLPEDVIVYPGHGAGSACGKNMSKETVSTIGEQLESNYALRKDMTKEEFIKEVTEGLKTPPAYFPMNVKMNKEGYDNIDEVVNHGMKELNAEEFEAVANASGAIILDTRDPQEFAKGFIPNSINIGLDGQFAPWVGALIPIDQELLIVAEEGREEETVTRLARVGYDKALGHLKGGFNTWLNSGNEIDKVESITASDFADRIKNDKDEIVVDVRRSSEYQSEHVIDALNIELDYINDHMAEFPKDKHFFVHCKGGYRSMIASSILKSRGYDNFTDVDGGFDEIAKQDVDKTDYVCPSTL, encoded by the coding sequence ATGGAAAATAACAATCAATTAATCGAACAAATTTACACGGGGTGTCTGGCTCAGGGAGCATATTATATCGAATCAAATGGTGAAGCTGCAGTGATCGATCCACTTAGAGACGTGGATAGCTATATCGCTAAAGCTGAATCAAGAGGGGCAAAAATTAAGTATATTTTTGAAACACACTTCCATGCTGATTTCGTTTCCGGGCACATTGACCTGGCTAAGAAAACAGGTGCGCCTATAGTATTTGGGCCTAACGCAAAACCTACATTTGATGCTGTAATTGCTGAAGACGGACAGGTATTTAAGGTTGGAGATCTGGAAATCAAAGTTCTTCATACTCCTGGTCATACAATGGAATCATCATGTTTCTTATTGATTGATGATAATAAGCCTCAATCTGTATTTACAGGAGATACATTATTCATCGGTGATGTGGGCCGTCCTGATCTTGCGCAAAAAGCAGGTGAATTAACAATGGAGGATCTGGCAGGGTACCTGTACGACAGTCTAAGGAATAAGATTATGACACTTCCTGAAGACGTTATTGTTTATCCTGGTCACGGTGCCGGATCAGCATGTGGTAAAAACATGAGTAAGGAAACCGTAAGTACAATTGGCGAGCAATTAGAGTCTAATTATGCTCTAAGAAAAGATATGACAAAAGAAGAATTCATCAAAGAGGTGACAGAAGGATTGAAAACGCCTCCTGCCTACTTCCCAATGAATGTGAAGATGAATAAGGAAGGATATGATAATATTGATGAGGTAGTCAATCATGGTATGAAGGAATTAAATGCTGAAGAATTTGAAGCTGTAGCAAATGCGAGTGGAGCAATAATACTTGATACCCGTGATCCTCAGGAATTTGCGAAAGGCTTTATTCCAAATAGTATTAATATTGGTTTAGACGGACAGTTTGCTCCATGGGTAGGTGCACTTATTCCGATTGATCAGGAGCTATTGATCGTTGCTGAAGAAGGTCGCGAAGAAGAAACTGTAACCAGATTGGCACGAGTGGGTTATGACAAAGCACTCGGACATTTAAAAGGTGGTTTTAATACCTGGTTAAATTCAGGGAATGAAATCGATAAGGTAGAATCAATCACTGCATCAGATTTTGCAGATAGAATTAAAAACGACAAAGATGAGATTGTTGTTGATGTTAGAAGATCATCTGAATATCAGTCTGAGCATGTAATTGATGCATTGAACATCGAACTCGACTACATTAATGATCATATGGCTGAATTTCCAAAAGACAAGCATTTCTTTGTACACTGTAAAGGAGGTTATCGATCAATGATTGCAAGTTCGATTTTAAAGTCAAGAGGATACGATAATTTCACTGACGTAGATGGAGGTTTTGATGAAATAGCTAAACAAGACGTAGATAAGACTGATTATGTATGCCCAAGTACACTATAA
- a CDS encoding TonB-dependent receptor domain-containing protein produces the protein MGGVILIESDQPELHEKLKGEVTLKGETNGKGYGGEFELSSGGHRFAANISGNYYRRGDLKAPDYNLTNSGMEEIGGKAMVRYHKERFNANGIISYVNQTSGILRGSVVGNLEDLQNAMTIEPPEGTTDFSYNINTPRQEGNHFLTKIQASQNFSDNLITGFYSYQLNKRKEFDIRRGTNNNIPSIDLELNTHQLEVNLLHEKFIGLEGNVGMQWIYQDNNNIEGTNTTPFVPNYQNTSFGVYLTESKSFENNSMFEFGLRYDYSFLSVLGRDVNQNIFSGEIELNNFSLNVGYQKDIKDFSVKFNAGTAWRPPNVAELYSFGKHQTSVITYGLLRYTLDENFFPVTDRVLDPSDKNIGAEKAYTFNTSLKYAIKNWKIDLNLFANYITDYIYEKPAGITETVRGAFPIYIYSRTDAIIPGINGRANVDFGNTGNATIRMDYTYGRNLDDGSSFIDIPPFKLNFSYNREIEDVWIFNKITPSVGLEHVFRQNNAPRTITPQEFIDAENNNSDIFNGDFTIFDFKDSPKAYTLLNFDVLATIKSQFFFRFSVENILNAGYRIYTDRIRYYADQPGINFKASVNYKF, from the coding sequence ATGGGCGGAGTAATCTTAATCGAGAGCGATCAGCCAGAGCTTCATGAAAAATTAAAAGGAGAAGTTACCCTGAAAGGAGAAACCAATGGCAAAGGTTATGGTGGTGAATTTGAATTATCTTCCGGAGGACACCGGTTTGCAGCAAATATATCAGGTAATTATTATCGAAGAGGAGATTTAAAAGCGCCTGATTATAACCTTACCAATTCTGGAATGGAAGAAATTGGAGGGAAAGCGATGGTCAGGTATCATAAAGAAAGATTCAATGCCAATGGTATTATATCATATGTTAATCAAACATCAGGTATTTTAAGAGGATCTGTGGTAGGAAATCTCGAAGATCTGCAAAATGCAATGACCATCGAACCTCCGGAAGGAACAACTGATTTTAGTTATAATATCAATACTCCCCGACAGGAAGGAAATCATTTTTTGACCAAAATACAGGCATCGCAAAATTTTTCTGATAACCTGATTACCGGATTTTATTCATACCAGTTAAATAAAAGAAAAGAGTTTGATATTCGTAGAGGAACTAATAATAACATTCCTTCTATTGATCTGGAATTAAATACTCACCAGCTGGAAGTGAATTTACTTCATGAAAAGTTTATTGGGCTCGAAGGGAATGTCGGAATGCAATGGATCTATCAGGATAATAATAATATAGAAGGTACGAATACAACCCCTTTTGTACCTAATTATCAGAATACTTCCTTTGGAGTTTATCTAACGGAATCTAAATCTTTTGAGAATAATTCAATGTTTGAATTTGGACTCAGATACGATTATTCATTTCTTTCAGTTTTAGGTAGGGATGTAAATCAGAATATTTTCTCCGGAGAAATTGAGCTGAATAATTTTTCGTTAAATGTCGGATATCAAAAAGATATCAAAGACTTTAGTGTTAAATTCAATGCCGGAACTGCCTGGAGACCTCCAAACGTGGCAGAGCTTTATTCTTTTGGAAAGCATCAAACTTCAGTTATTACCTATGGATTATTGAGATACACGCTTGATGAAAATTTCTTTCCTGTTACAGATAGGGTGCTTGATCCATCAGATAAAAATATCGGAGCTGAAAAGGCTTATACATTCAATACCTCTCTAAAATACGCAATAAAAAACTGGAAAATCGATCTGAATTTATTTGCTAATTACATTACAGATTATATTTATGAAAAACCGGCAGGCATAACCGAAACAGTGCGGGGAGCTTTTCCTATTTATATTTATTCCCGAACAGATGCTATTATTCCGGGCATTAACGGTAGAGCTAATGTCGATTTTGGTAATACCGGGAATGCTACCATACGAATGGATTATACTTATGGACGAAACTTAGATGATGGTAGTTCTTTTATTGATATTCCGCCTTTTAAATTGAACTTTTCTTATAATAGAGAGATAGAAGATGTTTGGATCTTCAATAAAATTACACCTTCTGTGGGCCTAGAACATGTTTTCAGGCAAAACAATGCACCCCGAACGATTACTCCCCAAGAGTTTATAGATGCTGAAAATAATAACTCAGACATATTTAATGGTGATTTTACCATCTTTGATTTTAAAGATTCTCCAAAAGCTTACACGCTATTGAATTTTGACGTTTTAGCAACCATAAAATCGCAATTCTTTTTCCGTTTTTCCGTTGAAAACATATTGAATGCCGGTTACAGGATCTATACAGATCGAATCAGGTATTATGCTGACCAGCCGGGGATAAATTTCAAGGCATCAGTTAATTACAAATTTTAA